The Synergistota bacterium genomic sequence CAGGTAAAAGGTCTATAACAGGATAAGGAGTACAAGGATCTACCTCTGTAGTATTGGCTTCTTTAAGACCACACACATTTCTCGCAAACTCAATAACAGCACACTGCATACCAAAACACAAACCTAAGAAAGGTATTTTCCTTTCTCTAGCATATTTTATTGCTCTCATCTTCCCCTCTATCCCACGAAAACCAAAACCGCCAGGGACAAGTACTCCATTAACTCCTCTTAAAACTTCTTCCTCCATTCCCTCCTTTATCTCCTCAGCATCTACCCATTGTATGTTCAATCTCCTTTTCCAATAGACAGAAGCATGCGTTAGAGCTTCTACCACACTTATATAAGCATCTTTATGTCTGACATATTTACCAACTATAGCTACATTCAACTCACCAATAGGATTAAGCCATGATTCTACAAAATCGGCAAAAGCTGATAAATCTGGGTCCCTTAATAAAAAACCAAGCTTCTTAGAAATAAGTTTTCCTATCCCTTCTCTCTCAAGATGCAAAGGAACCTCATAAATCAATCTCGCATCCCTGGCTTCTATAACCGCATCAGCAGGAAGGCTAGAAAAAAGAGCTATTTTCTTAATCGCCTCTTCCGACAAGGCTCTTTCAGTTCGGCAAACCACTATATCCGGTTGAATACCTATCCTCCGAAGCTCATTAACACTATGTTGTGTAGGTTTAGTTTTCGCCTCTCCTGCAGTCTTAAGATAGGGAACAAGAGTAACATGAACATAAACCGTATTTTCTACACCCTCCTCAACCCTAAATTGCCTTATCGCTTCAAGGAAAGGTAGCCCTTCTATATCCCCCACTGTACCACCAACCTCAACTATTAGCACATCAAAACCTTCCGCTACCTTTCTTATTCTACTCTTTATTTCATCAGTTACGTGAGGAATTACTTGGACTGTAGCTCCAAGAAATCTGCCCTCCCTCTCCTTCGCTATAACTGCTTGATAGACCTTACCCGCAGTAACATTATGATCAGAGGTTAAATAGACATCCATAAATCTCTCATAATGCCCCAAATCAAGATCAGTCTCAGCACCATCCTCTGTAACGAAAACCTCTCCATGTTGATAAGGATTCATGGTCCCAGCATCTACATTAAGATATGGATCAAACTTCAAAGCACTTACATTTAACCCACGAGCCTTAAGTATAGCTCCTATCGAGGAAACAGTTATACCTTTACCTAAAGATGAACAAACACCACCTGTAACAAATATATACTTAGCCAAAGCCTTATCCTCCTTTCGCTCTCTGAATGACGCTTAAAAGTCGCGTCTTCATTTCAAGAATTCTAAGAGCCTCTTCAGCATAATGCCTAACAAAACCATCCTCATCTTCCCGTGCTTTTTTCAAGGCTTCTATTGCACGAATATCTCCTATCTTCCCTAACACCTTAGCAGAAAACCCTCTTACAAACGCATCAGGATCATTAAGTAATGCAATCACTAGAGCTTCTATCACTTTACTATCAGCTGATTCAAGCTCCTCAAGAATTTCAGTAGATTTTATTCTAACCAATCTGTCCCCAAAATTAAGTAAGAAATCCAAAACCTTCTCTTTTACTTCCTCTTCCCTAATAAAAGGTTTAAGGCTTCCTAACAATTCTAAAACTATTGATGTCTCAGATTCTTTATTAAGCTTTTCTAATACCCCTTCCCATTCCTTCATTTTCTA encodes the following:
- a CDS encoding CTP synthase — protein: MAKYIFVTGGVCSSLGKGITVSSIGAILKARGLNVSALKFDPYLNVDAGTMNPYQHGEVFVTEDGAETDLDLGHYERFMDVYLTSDHNVTAGKVYQAVIAKEREGRFLGATVQVIPHVTDEIKSRIRKVAEGFDVLIVEVGGTVGDIEGLPFLEAIRQFRVEEGVENTVYVHVTLVPYLKTAGEAKTKPTQHSVNELRRIGIQPDIVVCRTERALSEEAIKKIALFSSLPADAVIEARDARLIYEVPLHLEREGIGKLISKKLGFLLRDPDLSAFADFVESWLNPIGELNVAIVGKYVRHKDAYISVVEALTHASVYWKRRLNIQWVDAEEIKEGMEEEVLRGVNGVLVPGGFGFRGIEGKMRAIKYARERKIPFLGLCFGMQCAVIEFARNVCGLKEANTTEVDPCTPYPVIDLLPGQKGLRDLGGTMRLGSYPCKLVRDSKAFLAYGEEVIYERHRHRY
- a CDS encoding HEAT repeat domain-containing protein is translated as MKEWEGVLEKLNKESETSIVLELLGSLKPFIREEEVKEKVLDFLLNFGDRLVRIKSTEILEELESADSKVIEALVIALLNDPDAFVRGFSAKVLGKIGDIRAIEALKKAREDEDGFVRHYAEEALRILEMKTRLLSVIQRAKGG